In Thiomonas arsenitoxydans, the genomic stretch CAGGAAAGCGTTGATTTTTTTGCCCGGGTACGCGCCAACTACCTGCAACAGGCCGCCAGTTCGCCCGAAAAATGGCGTGTGATCGATGGCACGCAAACCCCGGAAGCGGTACAAAAAACCATCACAGGTTACTTGAACAAAGTTTTACAAGAGTTTGATTCAAAATGAATTCTGCCTGGCTGATCCACGCGCCGCAGGGTTATGGCAAATGGCTGCTGCTGCAGCGCACGGCTAACGCGCTGCTGTGCGAATCGCCCCAGTCGCTCGCAGCCTCCGAGCGTGAGGCGGCCCGGCTTCCTGCTGTCCTGTCTACTTCCAAGGCCTGTGGGCACTGCGCCAGTTGCGCGCTGCTGGCGGCGGGCACGCACCCCGATTTACTGATCGCAGCGCCCGAGGCGATGTGGCCCGAACTCGGCCTGAACCCGTCTGAAGAGGCCGCGCCGCGCTCCGAAACCAAGACGGCGAGCCAGGAGATCCGCATCGAGCAGATCCGCCGCCTCAACGACTGGTCGGTGAGCACCAGCCACCGCGGCCGCGCCAAGGTGGCGCTGATCTATCCGGTCGATGCGCTTAATGCGGCCGCGGCCAACGCGCTGCTCAAGACCCTCGAAGAACCGCCGGAAGACGTGCAGTTTCTGCTCGGCGCCCACCGGCTCGACGCCTTGCTGCCCACGATTCGCAGCCGCTGTCGCCTGGCGGCGCTGCCGCGCCCGGGGGCTGCCGAGGCGCAGCAACAACTCGGCGGGAAGACGGTGGCGGCGGGGGCGCAGCAGGCCGTGCTGGCTTGGAGCCAGGGTGCGGTCTATCAGGCCAACCCGGCGCTGGGGCTGGAATGGGCCGAAAGCCTGTTGGACGCCTTGTCGCGCCAAGCCGCCCGTCCGCAGTCGTCCACCCTGCCGCCGCCGCCCGATCAGGCGGCTGGCGTCGCAAGCCTGCTGAAAATCGGCAGCGATCTGCAGCGCGTGCAGGTTGGCGCACCCCCGCTTTATCTGCCGCAAAAATTGCCAGCTCTGACCGCACTCGCCCAGCGCATCGCACCGCTGAAACTGGCTGATGCCTTGGACGGCTGGCGCCAGAAACAACGGCTGGCGGGTTTTCCATTGCACCAGGCACTCGCCAGCGATGCACTGCTCCTAGAATTTGCCCAGATTTTCTCCCGAGGAGATTGATTCATGGCTACCGCACCCCGCGCCGCAAGCGTTGCCGCCAACAAGCCCCGCGTCCTTCAGTTGGCCATCAAGGAAAAACCGGCGCTGTATGCCTCGTACATTTCCTTCTTCCCCGAGGGCGGCATTTTTGTGCCCACGCCGCACGAGTATCGACTGGGGGAGGGCGTTTATCTGCTGCTCACCATTGTGGACGACCCGCAGCGCTATCCGGTCGAAGGCAAAGTCGCCTGGATCAACCCGGCCAATGCCGCCAACCACCGCCCGCAGGGCATCGGCGTGCGTTTTCCCGCCGACGACAAGGCGCGGCACCTGAAGGTGAAAATCGAAGAAGCGCTGGGCGCCGCAGAGGCCAGCGGCAAGCCGACCAACACTATTTGATGCCGCCCGAAATACCGCTTGAAATGACCGCTGCACTGACCGATTCTCACTGCCACTTGGCCTATCCGGGCCTGGAAGAACGCCTCGACGACGTGCTTGCGCATATGCACGAAAAAGGCGTGACGCGTGCGCTCAACATCTGCACCACGCTCGAAGAATTCGACGCGGTGCACGCCATCGCACAGCGTTACCCCGGGGTTTGGGCCTCTGTGGGGGTGCACCCCGACAACGAAGGCGTGCGCGAGCCCGCGGTTGAAGACCTCACGCGCCTGGCTCAATTGCCGCGCGTGGTCGGCATCGGTGAAACCGGGCTCGACTATTTCCGTCTGGGCGAGCGCACCGTGGCTGAGATGGAATGGCAGCGCGAGCGCTTTCGGGTGCATATTCGCGCCGCCATGCAGCTCGACAAACCGCTGATCATTCACACCCGCGCCAGCGCCGAAGACACCCTCGCCATTCTGGCCGAGGAAGGGCAGGGACGTGCGCGGGGCGTGATGCATTGCTTCACCGAAAACTGGGAGGTCGCACAGCGCGCCCTCGATCTGGGCTTCTACATATCCATCGCGGGCATCGTCACTTTCAAGAACGCCCAGGCGCTGCACGATGTGGCGGTACAAATTCCGGCCGACCGCTTACTGATCGAAACCGATAGCCCGTATCTGGCCCCCATGCCGCACCGCGGCAAGACCAATGAACCGGCCTACGTGAGTTACGTCGCCGACTATCTGGCCGAATTGCGCGGCGTGGATCGGGAGGCGCTGGCAGAACAGACCAGCGATAATTTCACCCGGCTATTTCTACAATAAATCATAGTGTTAAGAATAATAATTAAGGTGTTTTATGAATAGAGCTCGGCGCCAATTTCTCCAATCTACCGCCGTGGCCGCGCTGCTCGCGGGCTCGGGTGGTTGGGCTTACGCCGGGGCTTACACCGACTTTTTCCGCGCCGTCAATATCGACGACGTGGGCGCCGTGCGCAGTCTGCTGGCGCAGGGTTTCGACCCGAACGCGGTGGACAGCAAAGGCAATTCGGCGCTGTATCTGGCGCTGCGCTACAACTCACTCAAGGTCGCCAAGGTATTGATCGATGATCCGCATATTCATCTCAATTACCTGAACCCGTCCGACGAAAATGCGCTGATGATCGCCTGCCTTCAGGGCGATCTTGGCATCGTCAAGCTTATGGTCGAAAAAGGCGCGGAAATCAACAAACCGGGCTGGACGCCGTTGTCTTATGCCGCCACCCGGGGGCGTACCGAAGTCGTCAAGTATCTGCTCGAACATTCCGCCTACATAGACGCCGCCGCGCCCAACGGCTCCACGCCGCTGATGATGGCTGCGTATTTTGGCTATGACAGCACGGTGAAGCTGCTGCTGGAAGAAGGCGCCGATCCGAAGCTCAAAAATGCCATGGGCTACACCGCGCTGACCTTGGCAACCCAAATGAACCACAAGGACATCGCCAACATGATCGCCAAGGCGCTGGGCAAGGATAGACCACAGGGCTCCTGGTAAGAGCGCCATTCCAGCCTCGTGGCTGGGCATCAATTAGAGAACATATGTGCATTATGTTAAGTAAACGACACGACCTCATATCGAGAGATTGACGGCGGCCCCTCTCGAAGCCGCCGCCGGTAGAAAAAGCTGTTTCAGTCCGGGTTGCGCACGCAGTCCACGAAATAGCGTTTGTTTCCGCTGGCGTCGGTTTCAGTCACCAGTCCATGCACGTCGGTGGCGAATCCCGGAAAGCGCAGGTTGAAATCGCGGGCGAACTTCAGGTAGCGCATGATGGGCGCGTTGAAGCGCTCGCCCGGAATGAGCAGCGGAATGCCCGGTGGGTACGGCGTGACCAGCGCTGCGGTGATGCGACCTTCGAGCTGGTCGATCTCCACCCGCTCGATGTCGCGGTGCGCCATCTTGGCGTAGGCGTCGGTCGGCGTCATGGCCGGCTGCAAATCGGAGAGATACATCTCGGTGGTCAGACGGGCCACGTCCTGCTCACGATAGGCTTCGTGGATCTGCTGACACAGATCGCGCAGACCGATGCGCTCGTAACGCGGATTCTGCGCCACGAATTCGGGCAGGATGCGCCACAGCGGCTGATTGCGGTCGTAGTCGTCCTTGAACTGCTGCAGCGCCGTGACCAGGGTGTTCCATCGGCCCTTGGTGATGCCGATGGTGAACATGATGAAAAAGCTGTAGAGCCCGGTCTTTTCGACAATCACCCCATGCTCGGCCAGAAAGCGGGTGACGATGGCAGCCGGGATGCCAGTGGCGTCGAAATCGCCGTTGATGTTCAGCCCCGGCGTGACGATGGTCGACTTGATCGGGTCGAGCATATTGAAGCCATCGGCCACGGCGCCGAAGCCGTGCCAGTCGTCGGTGGCGTGCAGCAGCCAGTCGTCGCGCTCGCCGGTGCCCTCCTCCGCCAAGCCGTTCGGCCCCCACACCTTGAACCACCAGTCCTGTCCGTAATCGGCGTCGACCTTGCGCATGGCGCGGCGGAAGTTCATGGCCTCCAGAATGCTTTCTTCGACCAGCGCGGTGCCGCCCGGCGGCTCCATCATCGCCGCGGCCACATCGCACGAGGCGATGATGGCGTACTGCGGCGAGGTGGAGCTGTGCATCAGATACGCCTCGTTGAAGCGATGGAAATCGAGCTGCTGGTTTTGCGCGTTCTGCACCAAAATCTGCGAAGCTTGGCTCAGGCCCGCCAACAGCTTGTGGGTGGATTGCGTGGCGAACACCATCGCTTCCTTGGTGCGCTCGCGGTCGGGGCCGATGGCATGCATGCCGCGATAGAAGTCGTGGAAACAGGCGTGCGGCAGCCAGGCTTCGTCGAAATGCAGGGTGTCGATGTGGCCATCGAGCATCTGCTTGATGGCATCGACGTTGTAGAGCACGCCGTCGTAGGTGGACTGGGTGATGGTGAGCACCCGCGGCTTGATTTTGCCGACGAGATGCCGCGTGAGCGGATTCTCGGCAATCTTGCGGGCGATGTTGTCCGGGTGGAACTCGGCCAGCGGAATCGGCCCGATGATGCCGTAATGATTGCGCGTCGGCGTGAGGAACACCGGCAGCGCACCAGTCATGATGATGGCGTGCAGGATGGATTTGTGGCAATTGCGGTCCACCACCACCACATCGCCCGGCGCTACCGTGCTGTGCCAAACCATCTTGTTCGAGGTGGACGTGCCGTTGGTGACGAAAAACAGGTGATCGGCGTGGAAAATGCGCGCCGCGTTGCGCTCGCTCGCCGCCACCGGGCCGGTGTGGTCGAGCAACTGGCCCAGCTCATCCACCGAGTTGCACACGTCCGCGCGCAGCAGGTTTTCGCCAAAGAACTGGTGGAACATCTGCCCCACCGGGCTCTTCAGGAAGGCGACGCCACCGGAATGCCCAGGGCAATGCCAGGAGTAGGAACCATCGGCGGCGTAGCCGACCAGGGCACGAAAGAATGGCGGCGCCAGCGAGTCCATGTACGAGCGTGCCTCGCGGATGATGTGCCGCGCCACGAACTCTGGCGTGTCCTCGAACATATGGATGAAGCCGTGCAGTTCGCGCAGGATGTCGTTGGGAATATGCCCCGAGGTGCGCGTTTCGCCGTAAAGGTAGATGGGAATCTCGGCGTTGCGAAAGCGAATCTCCTCGATGAAGGCGCGCAGGTTGTGCAAAGCCTTCGGTTCCACGCCCTCCTCCGCGGTGGCGAATTCCTCATCGTCGATAGAGAGAATGAACGCGCTCACCCGACTTTGCTGCTGCGCGAAGCTGGAGAGATCGCCGTAGCTGGTCACGCCCAGCACCTCCATGCCCTCCTTCTCGATGGCCTGCGCCAGCGCACGAATGCCGAGGCCGGACGAGTTTTCCGAGCGGAAGTCTTCGTCGATGATGACAATGGGAAAACGAAAGTGCATGACGGCTCCGACGCGGAAGGGATAAAGTGCGAGAGTGTAGGAAATCCGTGTGAAGCGCCCTGCTTCGCGCCATCAATATTGGGAGCACCCGAGATGGACAACCCGACCGCCTGGTGGATTCTGGCCGGTTTTTTTGTCGCGATGGAACTGGTCAGCGGCACCTTCTATTTGCTCATGCTGGCCGTGGGTGCCGTGGCCGGCGCTCTGGCGGCGCATGCCGGGCTGCCCATGCCCTGGCATTGGGTGGCGTTCACCGTGGTGGGCGGCGGCGCGGTGATCGCGTTGTATCTGACCCGGCGTATTTTCGGTAAACGCACCGCCGCCGATGTGCGGCACGACAACCTCGATCTCGGTGCCACGGTCGATGTGTCCGCCTGGTCGGCAGACGGCGTGGCGCGGGTGCATTACCGGGGTTCGGACTGGTCTGCGCGGCTGCTGCGGCGTGGCCCACTACAAACCGGCCCGCACCGCATTGCCGGGCAAGACGGCAATGTGCTGCTGATCGAACCGCTGCCCGCCGCACAAGCCGTGCCATCGCTCGACACGAATGCACAACATAATCCGGGCTGACGCGCGTAGCCCGCTTTGATCAACCCAAGGGAGTCTTTCATGGAAATCGCCATCATCCTGGCCGTCATCGCCGTGCTGTTCGTCAGCCGCGGCATCAAGATCGTGCCACAGCAAAACGCCTGGATTCTGGAGCGTCTCGGCCGCTACCACTCCACCCTGCAACCGGGGCTGAACATCATCATTCCCTTCATCGACAGCGTGGCCTACAAACACTCGCTGAAAGAAATTCCGCTCGACGTGCCCAGCCAGATCTGTATCACCAAAGACAACACCCAGCTCACCGTGGACGGCGTGCTGTATTTCCAGGTGACCGACGCCATGCGTGCCAGCTATGGCTCGTCGAACTACATCGTCGCCATCACCCAACTGGCGCAGACCACGCTGCGCTCGGTGGTCGGCAAGCTCGAACTCGACAAGACCTTCGAAGAACGCGAGTTCATCAATCACAGCGTGGTGAATTCTCTCGACGATGCCGCCGCCACCTGGGGCGTGAAGGTGTTGCGCTACGAAATCAAGGATCTCACCCCGCCCAACGAAATCCTGCACGCCATGCAGCGCCAGATTACCGCCGAGCGTGAAAAGCGCGCCGTGATCGCCACCTCGGAAGGTGCGCGTCAACAGGCCATCAACGTCGCCGAAGGCGAGCGCCAGGCCTTCATCGCGCGATCTGAAGGGCAGAAGCAGGCGGCCATCAACAATGCGCAAGGCGAAGCCGCCGCCATCGAGGCCGTGGCCGACGCCACCGCGCACGCGCTGGAAGTCGTGGCCAATGCCATTCAAAAACCCGGCGGCGCCGAAGCCGTGCAGCTCAAGGTCGCCCAGCAAGGTCTGGACACTTATGCCAACCTCGCCAAATCGAGCACCACCCTCATCGTGCCTGGAGACATGAGCCAGGCCGCCGGCCTCATCGCCTCGGCCATGACGGTGCTGAAGAAAACACAGTGAGTGCGCCCATCTCTTCCAGCTCGGCGCGCCAGGCCGCATTGGCCGCACTGATCGAGCCCGACCCGGCGCACAAGGTTAAGCTGGCGCTGGCCCTGCGCGACGATCTGCACCAAGGGCGGGTGAGCATCGATCCGACCAGCTGTGTGCAGACACCGCCAAACGCCGCCCTCCCCGGCCGCCCGGAAAAGCCTGAACTGATCCCCGCGCAACAGATGCCCCGCCGCAACCCGCGCGACCCCAAGGGTCACGCCGCCCTGCTGCACTCCATTGCGCACATCGAGTTCAACGCCATCAACCTCGCCCTCGATGCTGTGTGGCGTTTTCAGAATTTGCCCGAAGATTTTTACCGCGACTGGATTCGCGTGGCCGCCGAAGAAGCCGAGCACTTCACTCTGCTGCGCAATCACCTGCGCGGTATCGGTGCTGAATACGGCGACTTCCCCGCCCACAACGGCCTGTGGGATATGGCCGAAAAAACCGCTGGCGAAGTTCTGGCCCGCATGGCGCTGGTGCCGCGCACCCTCGAAGCCCGGGGGCTGGACGTGAACCCCAGCATTCGCGCCAAGCTGGCCGCCGCTGGCGATGCGCGTGGCGCGGAAATTCTCGACCGCATTCTGGCCGACGAAATCGGCCATGTTGCCATCGGCAACCGCTGGTATCACTGGGCCTGCACCCAGACGGGCCGCAACCCCCTCACCGCGCACGACGAACTGGCCGCCGCTTTCGACGCCCCGCGGATCAAACCTCCGTTCAATCGCGACGCACGGCTGCAGGCGGGGTTCAGCACTGAAGAGCTAGCCCAGCTTGAGCGCGCGATCTAGCGCCTGCTCGCTTCGCCTGCTGACGGGCGCAAAAACGCTCCGTGCACGGCCCTGGCTAATTGGGTACGCGACGTCAAATCCCCCTCACAACGGATGAGGGCACTCACAGCGCCATATTCTTGAGCCTCGTTTGGGTTCGGAGAAGAGTTTTGGCAACCATCACCGCGCACTACCGTCGTTTTTTTGCGTCCAGCATTGCATGCCTTGGTACGGTCTTGATTTCAACCTCCGCGTTTGCGCAAACGCCCAATAAGTCTGAAGCCGATCCGGCCTTGCTCAATGTCCTGAATCAGCCTTTGCAATCTTGCAGCCAGGCTCCACAGACGGGATATTTGCGCAACGGCTACTGCGCCGTGACAGCACAGGACGCTGGAGTGCATGGCGTGTGCGCTTTGATGGACGCGCAGTTCCTCGCATACACAAAATCGCAAGGCAATGATCTGTCCACACCCAACCCAAAACTGCGCTTCCCCGGCTTGAAACCCGGCGACCACTGGTGCGTCTGTGCTGGGCGCTGGCAGCAAGCACTTGACGCCGGTGTGGCACCCAAGGTTGTTCTTGCTGCGACGAGCAAGGACGTGCTGGACTCTTTATTTCTGGACGATCTGGCCAAGCATGCGGTAAACCCGCCCGCCCATTTGCCGCCCCCTCAGCTTCCGTAGGGTGTGGCACTCAGAAACTGGAGCCCGGCAGCTTCAAAAATTCAATTTCCTCGTCCGTCGATTCCCGACCGAGGATGGCGTTGCGGTGGGGGTAGCGGCCAAAGCGGTCGATGATGGCTTTGTGGCGCAGCTCGAAGTCGAGGTTGTTCGCCAGCCCGTTGGCGCGAAACAGGGTTTCGGCCACGACATGAATCGAGGCCGATTCGCTGTGCATATAGGGCATGTACGCAAAGATGCGCTGTTGCTGCGTCAGCGCCTGATCGGCGCCGCAGGCCACCGCTTCCTGCGCGAGGGTGAGCGCCTGCGCATCGGCGGCGAAGGCGCGCGGATCGCCCCGGAACAGATTGCGCGAAAACTGGTCGAGCACGATGATTTCCGCCAGCCGACCCTGCGGCGTAGCTCTCCACGTAAACAGCTCACAGCGCACCGCCTGGCTGTGAAGTGCACCGAAACGCGTGCGCAGCAGCGCGTCGAAAGCCGGGTCGGCTTTGAACCACTGCGCGGGCTCGATTTCGCGGAACCAGAAATCGAGGACGGCATCGGGCGCGAAGTTCATTTGGCCTTTCTTGCCGAGAGCCAAGCGTGCGGCCGACGCAGCCAGTCTTCGAGCACCCGGGCGTGGTTGATTTGCGGGTCGTGCGCAGCGAACAGCAGGGTGACGCGCCCTGCCCGCAGCGCTTCGCCCAGGGTTTGTAGGGCCGCAGAGTCATCCGCCAAGGCGTCGAGTTCGGCCGTGTAGCGCTTTGAAAACTCGGCAAAACGCTCCGGCTCATGGCCGAACCAGACGCGCTGCGCCGGGCTGGGGGCGAGGTCTTTCAACCAATGATCGATGTGGGCGCCGTCTTTGCGCAGACCGCGCGGCCAGAGGCGGTCGATGAGGATGCGCGTGCCGTCGTCAGAACTCGGCGGGTCGTAGGCCCGCCGGATCTGCAGATCGAGTGGTGGCGCGGACATGACGAAACGGCGGGCGGTACGGCGTTTACCGCCCGGTGCGGTACATATAACGGTTGATCTGCGCCATCTCCGAGGAGGTGCGGCGGTAGAGGTGATCGAGGCTGATGATGGCCACTTCGAGCAGCAGCACGGCGAGCAGCGGGCGCTCAAGACGCAGACGGTTGTACATGGCGCGGCTGATGCGCAGCAGGCGGGTGTCTTCGCCAGCGCGCAAGCGGATTTCGCGCGGCTTGCGGTCGAAAAAGCTCATCTCACCGAGCATTTCTCCGGGCATGATCTTGCCGATTTCCATTTCGCTTTCGGGCAACTGCGCCATCAGGCAGCCCTGCCCTTCGAGCACGAAAAACAGGCTCTCGCCAACCTGGCCGATATCGGCGATGACTTCGCCTTTTTTCGGCGCCATGAGATCGCAATAGTCGAGAAAATCATGAATTTCTCGGCGAGTGAGGATGGTGGTGTCCACGAGCTGACCCAGAAAATGGGCCAGGGCTTCGCGGTCTTCCGGGGTGAAAGTCAGGCGTTCCATGGTGATTGATTGCTGAGTAGGTTGGAGGGAAATCGCTGCAAAGCGTTGCACAGAGGCATGCTATCGGCAGCACTGGCGAATTCATAGCCCGAAATAGCTGCGAATACCCGACAGCAGCATATTCACGGCAATGGCCGTCAGGATGAGGCCCATGAGTTTTTCGGCGGCGTTCATCACCGAGTCGCCCAGCCACTTGAGCAGGGTTTCGCTCATCAGCAGCAACCCGCCGGTGACAGCCACCGCCGAGCTGAGCGCGCCCACCCAGGTCCAGATTTCGCCGGGCTGGCGCGAGGCCAGCAGCAAGACTGTGGCGAGAGCGGACGGTCCGGCCAGCAGCGGCACGGCCAGGGGAAAGATCAAGGGTTCACGTCCGCCCTCGCCGCCGAAAATTTCAGACGTGGTGGAGAAAATCATCTTGATCGCCACCAGCAGCAAAATGACCCCGCCGGCCACTTCGATGGAAGGCTGGCTGAGGTTCATCAGTTTCAGAAAACCGTGGCCGCCAAACATGAAAGTCAGCAGCACGGCGTAGGCGATGCCGATTTCGCGCAGCGCCACGGGCAGGCGGCGCTTGGACGGCAGCTTGCGCATGACCGCGATGAAAAACGGCAGATTGCCAAAGGGATCGAGGATCAGTAGCAGCAGGACGAAGGCGGACCAGAAATTGTCTTGGGCCATAGCGGGGCTTGAGCGCGATCAGGCGCGGGGGTGGTGGCGGGCGTGCAGCGTCTTGAGCCGTTCGCGCGCGATGTGGGTGTAGATCTGCGTGGTGGAAATATCGGCATGGCCGAGCAGCAATTGCACCACACGCAGGTCAGCGCCGTGGTTGAGCAGATGGGTGGCGAAAGCGTGGCGCAGGGTGTGGGGCGACAGCGGTACGTCGATACCGGCCTTGCGCGCATAGGCCTTGATGCGCATCCAGAACATCTGCCGCGTCATGCCGGTGGTTTCGCGGGCGCTTTGCCCGCTGCGCGCGGTGACGAACAGAAAGGGGCTGTCGCGCCCCTGCAGCAACTCATGGCGCGCAGTGCGCAGGTAGTTCTGCAGCCAGTCTTGCGCGGCGCTGCCGAACGGCACGAGTCGCTCTTTGCCGCCTTTGCCCGCAATCTGCACCACGCCCTGATCGAGCGACACGCGCACCACTGGCAGCGCCACCAGTTCACTCACCCGCAGGCCACTGGCGTAGAGCAGTTCGAGCATGGCGCGGTCGCGCAGGCCCAGCGGCGTGTCCACCTCGGGTGCGGCGAGCAGCGCTTCCACCTGCGCTTCGCTCAGGGTCTTGGGGCGGCGCGGCGGCTGACGCGCGGTGTCGAGCTGCAGCGTGGGGTCGTCGGTGCGCAAGTGCTCACGCAAGGCCCAGCGGTAAAAGCGGCGCAGCACCACCAGCCGCCGGTTGGACGAGGTGGCTTTGCTTTGCATGAAACGGGCGGCGATATACGCCTGCACATCGCGCAGCGTCGCCTCGATCAAGGGCTGGCGCTGCGAAAAGGCCAGCCAGCGCGCCATCAGCGTGAGGTCGCGGCGGTAAGCGGCGAGGGTGTTGGGCGAGAGGCCGTCTTCCAGCCAGAGGGCGTCGCAGAAACGGTCGATCGTGGTGGCGCAGGCTTCGGGCGCGGGCGGCCATTCGAGGTAAAGCGGGGCTTCAGGCATGGGGACGAGCCGATCGCGAGCTGGCTTCATGCTGCAGCAGCCAGCGTTTGATGCCCAGCAGATACCCGTCTTGCGCGGTGGAATGGGCAAATCCGCCCAGCCCGTCTTGCGCGACGATGCGGTGACACGGCACCACGGGGGCGAAAGGATTGGCGGCGCAAGCCTGCCCCACGGCCCGGGCTGCGCTGTGCAACTCCAGCGCGGCATCGCCATAAGTGCGCGTCTGCCCTGGCGGAATTTGCTGCAACAGCGCCCAGACCCGGCGCTGAAACATCGTGCCCGCCGCCGCCAGCGGGAGATCGAAGCGATACGCCGGATCAGCGGCATAGGCGCTCAGTTGCGCGGCTACAGCGCGGCATAGCGGCGTGGAGGGCGGGGTGAGAGGAGTTTCTGGCGGAAGATATTCCAGGTGCAACACCACGTCGTCGGTGCAGAACAGGCCCATGCGACCGAAAGGCAACGCGATGACCGCATCTGGATGGGCCGGGTTTTGTGTGAGCGGCATGGCTTGAACATCAGGCAAAAAGCAGAGGCACAGGATACCCCGATACCCACCGGGGCTGCGGCTTTCTCCGAGAATGCGGTCATGACTTCCGCTGCTCTGGATTTTTCCGCCCCTGCTCCGCCCGCGAGCTGCTCTTGGCCGCCGCTGGCGCAGCAGTTTGCCGCCCTGGGCGACGCATTCAGCGTGCCGGTCGCGGTTAGCCCCCTGCCCGATCCCGTGCTGGTGGCCAGCAGCGCTGATGCCGCGGCGCTGGTCGGCCTAACTGCGCCCGCAACCCCGCAAGACGAGCAGGACTGGGCGCGGGCTTTCGGCGGCCATGTCGCGGCGATCAGCGGCGGCAGCCGTGCCACGGTGTACGCCGGACATCAGTTCGGCAACTGGGCGGGGCAGCTTGGCGACGGCCGCGCGCTGCTGCTGGGCGACTGGCCAGATGCCAGCGGCGGGCGGCACAGCTGCGGCTATGCCCGTTGGGAAGTGCAATTCAAGGGCAGCGGCCGCACGCCGTTTTCGCGCATGGGCGACGGCTGGGCGGTGCTGCGTTCATCCATCCGCGAATTTCTGTGCTCGGAAGCCATGGCGGCGCTGGGCATCCCGACCACGCGGGCGCTGTGCCTGGTGGGATCGAGCCGCCCGGTGCGGCGCGAGCGCATCGAAACCGCGGCCATGGTCACCCGGCTGAGTCCGAGTTTCGTGCGCTTCGGGCATTTCGAGCATTTCAGCTACAGCGGGCAGACCGAGCAGTTGCGCGCGCTGACCGACTGGGTGATCGCCCAATACTGCCCCGACTGCGCCGACGCCCCGCAGCCCGCGCTGGCGCTATTGCAATGGGTGGTGGCCCGCACCGCGCGGCTCATCGCCCAGTGGCAGGCCGTGGGCTTCATTCACGGGGTGATGAATACCGACAATATGTCCATCCTGGGCTGGACCATCGATTACGGCCCTTTCGCCTTTCTCGACGCCTACGACCCGCTGCACACCCCCAACACCACCGACCGCGGCGGGCGCTACGCCTACGGCCGACAACCCGCCGTGGCGCACTGGAATCTGCTGGCGCTGGGCCAAGCCCTGCTGCCGCTGATCGACAAGCCCGAATCGGCGCTGGCCGCGGTCGATCAATTCCGCCCGCAGTATGTGCAAGCCATGCAGCAACAACTCGCCGCCAAGCTCGGGTTGACCGCGCCGCAGCCAGGCGACGGCGATCTGTTTCAGGATCTGCTCGACACCATGGCGGCCAATCGCAGCGACTGGACGCTGAGCTTTCGCCATCTCGCCCAGCTTGCCGCCGACGCACACGCGCCCATCCCCCC encodes the following:
- a CDS encoding DNA-directed DNA polymerase, with the translated sequence MNSAWLIHAPQGYGKWLLLQRTANALLCESPQSLAASEREAARLPAVLSTSKACGHCASCALLAAGTHPDLLIAAPEAMWPELGLNPSEEAAPRSETKTASQEIRIEQIRRLNDWSVSTSHRGRAKVALIYPVDALNAAAANALLKTLEEPPEDVQFLLGAHRLDALLPTIRSRCRLAALPRPGAAEAQQQLGGKTVAAGAQQAVLAWSQGAVYQANPALGLEWAESLLDALSRQAARPQSSTLPPPPDQAAGVASLLKIGSDLQRVQVGAPPLYLPQKLPALTALAQRIAPLKLADALDGWRQKQRLAGFPLHQALASDALLLEFAQIFSRGD
- a CDS encoding PilZ domain-containing protein translates to MATAPRAASVAANKPRVLQLAIKEKPALYASYISFFPEGGIFVPTPHEYRLGEGVYLLLTIVDDPQRYPVEGKVAWINPANAANHRPQGIGVRFPADDKARHLKVKIEEALGAAEASGKPTNTI
- a CDS encoding TatD family hydrolase, with amino-acid sequence MTAALTDSHCHLAYPGLEERLDDVLAHMHEKGVTRALNICTTLEEFDAVHAIAQRYPGVWASVGVHPDNEGVREPAVEDLTRLAQLPRVVGIGETGLDYFRLGERTVAEMEWQRERFRVHIRAAMQLDKPLIIHTRASAEDTLAILAEEGQGRARGVMHCFTENWEVAQRALDLGFYISIAGIVTFKNAQALHDVAVQIPADRLLIETDSPYLAPMPHRGKTNEPAYVSYVADYLAELRGVDREALAEQTSDNFTRLFLQ
- a CDS encoding ankyrin repeat domain-containing protein, with protein sequence MAALLAGSGGWAYAGAYTDFFRAVNIDDVGAVRSLLAQGFDPNAVDSKGNSALYLALRYNSLKVAKVLIDDPHIHLNYLNPSDENALMIACLQGDLGIVKLMVEKGAEINKPGWTPLSYAATRGRTEVVKYLLEHSAYIDAAAPNGSTPLMMAAYFGYDSTVKLLLEEGADPKLKNAMGYTALTLATQMNHKDIANMIAKALGKDRPQGSW
- a CDS encoding arginine/lysine/ornithine decarboxylase, whose amino-acid sequence is MHFRFPIVIIDEDFRSENSSGLGIRALAQAIEKEGMEVLGVTSYGDLSSFAQQQSRVSAFILSIDDEEFATAEEGVEPKALHNLRAFIEEIRFRNAEIPIYLYGETRTSGHIPNDILRELHGFIHMFEDTPEFVARHIIREARSYMDSLAPPFFRALVGYAADGSYSWHCPGHSGGVAFLKSPVGQMFHQFFGENLLRADVCNSVDELGQLLDHTGPVAASERNAARIFHADHLFFVTNGTSTSNKMVWHSTVAPGDVVVVDRNCHKSILHAIIMTGALPVFLTPTRNHYGIIGPIPLAEFHPDNIARKIAENPLTRHLVGKIKPRVLTITQSTYDGVLYNVDAIKQMLDGHIDTLHFDEAWLPHACFHDFYRGMHAIGPDRERTKEAMVFATQSTHKLLAGLSQASQILVQNAQNQQLDFHRFNEAYLMHSSTSPQYAIIASCDVAAAMMEPPGGTALVEESILEAMNFRRAMRKVDADYGQDWWFKVWGPNGLAEEGTGERDDWLLHATDDWHGFGAVADGFNMLDPIKSTIVTPGLNINGDFDATGIPAAIVTRFLAEHGVIVEKTGLYSFFIMFTIGITKGRWNTLVTALQQFKDDYDRNQPLWRILPEFVAQNPRYERIGLRDLCQQIHEAYREQDVARLTTEMYLSDLQPAMTPTDAYAKMAHRDIERVEIDQLEGRITAALVTPYPPGIPLLIPGERFNAPIMRYLKFARDFNLRFPGFATDVHGLVTETDASGNKRYFVDCVRNPD
- a CDS encoding NfeD family protein — translated: MDNPTAWWILAGFFVAMELVSGTFYLLMLAVGAVAGALAAHAGLPMPWHWVAFTVVGGGAVIALYLTRRIFGKRTAADVRHDNLDLGATVDVSAWSADGVARVHYRGSDWSARLLRRGPLQTGPHRIAGQDGNVLLIEPLPAAQAVPSLDTNAQHNPG
- a CDS encoding SPFH domain-containing protein, with the protein product MEIAIILAVIAVLFVSRGIKIVPQQNAWILERLGRYHSTLQPGLNIIIPFIDSVAYKHSLKEIPLDVPSQICITKDNTQLTVDGVLYFQVTDAMRASYGSSNYIVAITQLAQTTLRSVVGKLELDKTFEEREFINHSVVNSLDDAAATWGVKVLRYEIKDLTPPNEILHAMQRQITAEREKRAVIATSEGARQQAINVAEGERQAFIARSEGQKQAAINNAQGEAAAIEAVADATAHALEVVANAIQKPGGAEAVQLKVAQQGLDTYANLAKSSTTLIVPGDMSQAAGLIASAMTVLKKTQ